The Candidatus Thorarchaeota archaeon genome includes a window with the following:
- a CDS encoding AAA family ATPase, which produces MKRVKTGIPGLDSLVEGGLVGGSSVLLSGPAGSGKTVFGLQFLCTGASTYDEPGVFVTLESRPDELRAEALQFNWDIEKLEQEKAFVLIDAASSKAGLPTSENHALRRGFDLSALAQEIYDAVEEVRANRVVIDSLSALNIDFDETSNVRKEIYKLSALLRELGVTSVLVCDTVSPNTLSRIGVEEFVTQGLILLGLDVANDKLNRNLLIWKMRRTAHSMKKHRFVISENGIKVEM; this is translated from the coding sequence ATGAAGCGGGTCAAAACTGGTATTCCGGGTCTCGATAGTTTAGTAGAAGGGGGCCTCGTAGGAGGTAGCTCTGTATTGCTTTCTGGGCCCGCGGGATCTGGAAAGACAGTTTTTGGACTTCAGTTTCTCTGTACGGGAGCTAGTACCTATGACGAACCTGGTGTTTTCGTTACGCTTGAATCTAGACCTGACGAACTAAGAGCAGAAGCACTCCAATTCAATTGGGATATCGAAAAACTGGAGCAAGAAAAGGCCTTTGTACTAATTGATGCCGCTTCTAGCAAGGCAGGACTACCAACTTCAGAGAATCATGCTTTGAGACGGGGATTCGATTTGAGCGCGCTCGCACAAGAAATCTATGACGCTGTTGAAGAAGTACGAGCGAATCGGGTTGTTATAGATAGTCTATCAGCTCTGAATATCGACTTCGATGAAACTTCTAATGTCCGAAAGGAGATATACAAATTGAGTGCACTTCTTCGGGAGCTCGGTGTCACCTCTGTTTTGGTCTGTGATACCGTATCCCCAAATACACTTAGCCGAATCGGGGTTGAAGAATTCGTTACCCAAGGTCTAATTCTCTTGGGTCTTGATGTAGCCAATGATAAACTCAATCGAAATCTGTTGATATGGAAAATGCGAAGAACTGCACATAGTATGAAGAAGCATAGATTCGTAATCTCTGAGAATGGCATCAAAGTTGAGATGTAG
- a CDS encoding DUF814 domain-containing protein codes for MSNTDIRAIMPEIKEVGQGAFVNNVYQYNGIFVLKVHKASVGTRQILIEPGRRIHVTRYRRDAPRFPPEFCMVLRKYLRNRVITNIEQYDLDRIVIFEVGNEENNYKLIVELFGKGNVVLVDPDDEIFVGLYYKKMRDRNVVPNATYQFPPQRGRDILAVEIEDLEEVIQDSNTSLIQTLTRGFNVDSLSCEEVCALAGISPTESSHNVTEDQIRNLLYGFKEYLGKIKTGANEPRIILDEDGEYVSFVPFKFETYADMSDEVFDTYSQAIDDFFGFPEFEKEIDKKQEALKEERERLETIIEKQKENLDALEEEASLLRETGEAMYANFQEITEILHTIEQARSDGVPWNKIQERIEEGRKKGISSAEMITEIHPAKGEIIVEVDGKTASLDIRKSIQQNASKLYNRAKKIEGKMKGARQQIEKTKKELDNLDESEIEPIEEQKPVKVRRKHWYEKYRWFKSSEGHLVLGGRDARTNEELAKKHLGPNDVFIHAAVHGAPYVIIKVPDEQPGEITLKEAGKFSITFSKAWQENLVSADAYWVEPEQVSFSPPSGEYLPSGAVMIYGSKNYIENIAIELAVGLLFEGEHAVPMSGPYSAVEAHTKFNIKIGPGRQKKSNLVKSIIHRFEEMLPEDKARILNRAPEQEIMRVLPPGEGHILK; via the coding sequence ATGAGTAATACAGATATTCGGGCAATCATGCCGGAGATAAAAGAAGTAGGACAAGGTGCTTTTGTAAACAACGTCTATCAGTATAACGGCATCTTTGTTTTGAAAGTTCACAAAGCATCTGTCGGGACCAGACAGATTCTCATCGAACCTGGTCGCAGGATACATGTGACACGTTATCGGAGAGACGCTCCGCGGTTTCCTCCTGAATTCTGTATGGTGCTTCGGAAATATCTTAGAAATCGGGTGATTACAAATATTGAGCAATATGATTTGGACAGAATAGTTATTTTCGAAGTTGGAAACGAAGAAAATAACTACAAGCTTATCGTCGAACTGTTTGGCAAAGGTAATGTCGTACTTGTTGACCCCGATGACGAAATATTCGTTGGGCTCTACTATAAAAAAATGCGGGATCGCAATGTTGTCCCGAATGCAACATATCAATTTCCTCCGCAAAGAGGAAGAGATATCCTTGCGGTGGAGATTGAAGACCTAGAAGAAGTGATTCAAGATTCCAACACGAGTCTAATACAGACGTTAACACGCGGATTCAATGTGGATTCCTTGAGTTGTGAAGAAGTCTGTGCGTTGGCAGGAATCTCTCCAACGGAATCCTCCCATAATGTTACAGAAGATCAAATCCGTAATTTACTATACGGATTTAAGGAATACCTTGGAAAAATAAAGACAGGGGCAAATGAACCAAGGATAATTCTAGACGAGGATGGTGAATACGTTTCATTCGTTCCCTTCAAATTCGAAACCTATGCAGATATGTCAGATGAAGTATTTGATACATATAGTCAGGCCATTGACGACTTCTTCGGCTTCCCAGAGTTTGAGAAAGAAATAGACAAGAAGCAAGAGGCATTAAAAGAAGAAAGAGAAAGGCTTGAGACTATTATCGAGAAACAAAAGGAGAATCTAGATGCACTAGAAGAGGAAGCCAGCCTATTACGAGAGACCGGCGAAGCAATGTACGCAAACTTTCAGGAAATAACGGAAATACTACATACTATTGAACAAGCTAGATCTGATGGCGTTCCTTGGAATAAGATTCAGGAAAGAATAGAGGAGGGAAGGAAGAAAGGGATATCATCAGCCGAGATGATTACTGAAATCCACCCTGCAAAAGGAGAGATCATTGTAGAAGTAGATGGTAAAACAGCTAGCTTGGATATACGAAAAAGTATTCAACAGAATGCATCAAAGCTCTACAATAGAGCAAAGAAAATCGAAGGCAAAATGAAAGGTGCAAGACAGCAGATAGAGAAAACAAAAAAGGAACTCGATAATCTCGACGAAAGCGAAATTGAACCCATAGAGGAACAGAAACCAGTAAAAGTCAGGCGGAAGCATTGGTATGAGAAATATAGGTGGTTCAAATCCTCTGAGGGGCACTTGGTTTTGGGTGGAAGAGACGCCAGAACAAACGAAGAGCTTGCTAAGAAGCATTTGGGCCCGAATGACGTTTTCATACACGCCGCTGTGCATGGTGCTCCTTACGTTATCATAAAAGTCCCAGATGAGCAACCAGGGGAAATAACCCTCAAGGAAGCTGGTAAATTCTCAATTACGTTCTCAAAAGCTTGGCAAGAAAATCTTGTGAGTGCAGATGCTTATTGGGTAGAACCAGAGCAGGTAAGCTTCAGTCCTCCGTCTGGTGAGTACCTTCCCTCAGGTGCAGTTATGATATACGGCTCGAAAAACTACATAGAGAATATTGCCATTGAGCTGGCTGTAGGATTGTTGTTTGAAGGCGAACATGCTGTACCTATGTCGGGACCATATTCAGCAGTAGAGGCGCACACGAAGTTCAATATCAAAATAGGTCCAGGGAGGCAAAAGAAGAGCAATCTTGTCAAGTCAATAATTCATCGATTTGAAGAAATGCTTCCCGAAGACAAAGCAAGGATTTTGAACCGGGCACCAGAACAGGAAATTATGAGGGTCCTCCCACCAGGTGAAGGTCATATTCTCAAATAA
- a CDS encoding Lrp/AsnC family transcriptional regulator — MENLDELDQKLLYLLQEDARKPFTQIAEEVGRPDTTVHFRTKKLQERGIVTRFAALVEPEACGYHDACLLRIEIGGHIIPEISQDRTLTFAEELAEDDDFLLVAVAKEPMIIRAILMGFSEDAITDKVNELEKAPDVVSVDSVSLTQVVKGWELSRIREFDFE; from the coding sequence ATGGAAAATCTAGATGAACTAGACCAGAAATTACTTTATCTTCTTCAGGAAGATGCAAGAAAACCTTTTACTCAAATTGCAGAAGAAGTAGGCCGTCCTGATACAACGGTGCATTTCAGAACAAAGAAGCTACAAGAAAGAGGCATAGTTACGCGCTTCGCCGCTCTTGTTGAACCTGAAGCTTGTGGATATCATGACGCTTGTCTGCTGCGAATCGAAATTGGGGGGCACATAATACCAGAAATCAGCCAAGACCGAACATTGACCTTTGCTGAGGAGTTAGCTGAGGATGACGATTTTCTGTTGGTAGCTGTAGCCAAAGAGCCAATGATTATTCGTGCAATTTTGATGGGATTCAGTGAAGACGCAATAACTGACAAAGTCAACGAACTCGAGAAAGCTCCTGATGTGGTTTCAGTTGATTCAGTATCTTTGACACAGGTTGTAAAGGGTTGGGAACTAAGTCGGATTAGGGAGTTTGATTTTGAATGA
- a CDS encoding CBS domain-containing protein: MADPSQSMAIRDIMTMDVVSTAPDATVLEVAKSMSRMDIGSIIIVDRERAIGLITEADIVRRVVAKERNIRTTRAREIMSSPIIHVEPQTPLTQAMRIMAQSRIRRLAVLKNHSLVGIVTSRDILRWSPELIDILIESLKIKEGEHVSGEQEEEDRLIAYGGSCDMCGGYSTELTLVDGQYVCEDCRR, encoded by the coding sequence ATGGCTGACCCGTCGCAATCAATGGCTATTCGGGATATCATGACTATGGATGTTGTGAGTACTGCTCCAGACGCCACTGTCCTAGAAGTGGCCAAATCTATGAGTCGAATGGATATAGGTTCAATCATAATCGTAGATAGAGAAAGGGCAATCGGATTGATTACCGAAGCAGACATTGTAAGGCGAGTAGTGGCAAAAGAACGTAATATCCGTACGACGCGGGCCAGAGAAATAATGTCGTCGCCAATAATACATGTAGAGCCACAAACCCCACTTACCCAAGCGATGAGGATAATGGCACAAAGCAGGATTCGTCGATTGGCAGTTCTGAAGAATCATTCGCTAGTGGGGATTGTTACATCAAGAGACATTCTCCGATGGTCACCCGAGTTGATTGATATTCTCATTGAATCATTGAAAATCAAGGAGGGGGAGCATGTATCAGGTGAGCAAGAGGAAGAAGATCGTCTTATCGCATATGGTGGAAGCTGTGATATGTGTGGCGGGTATTCAACCGAGTTGACTCTCGTAGATGGCCAGTATGTTTGCGAGGACTGTAGGAGGTAG